In Candidatus Poribacteria bacterium, the sequence CAACGTGCTGGTGTTGATCGGATTCAATCAAGTATTCAAGCGGTTTCTGCCTCGGTTGGTTCTCTCTCAAGGTGAACTCCTTGTTATCTATGTCATGCTATCCGTCGCATCTGCTACAGCGGGACACAGCATGATGGAGATTCTGGTTTCCACGCTCGGACACGCTTTCTGGTTCGCAACGCCAGAGAACGATTGGAAAGACCTATTTTGGCGGTATATCCCGGAATGGCTTGCTGTGTCGGACAAAGGTGTGCTTTCGGGCTACTACGAGGGAGATTCTACACTACACACAAAGCAGAATCTGTTGGGTTGGCTAACGCCTGTGGTGAATTGGTCTGCTTTTCTCTTTACCATGCTGTTTGTGATGGTGTGCATCACTGTCATCGTCCGGAAACCGTGGACGGAAGATGAGAAACTGGCGTATCCGATTATCCAACTTCCGGCGCGAATGACAAGCGACGGTTTTTTCACAAATCGGTTGATGTGGATCGCTTTCGGGCTTGTAGCGGCTCTTGACATCGTTAACGGTCTCCACCACGTTTTTCCCGCAATACCCTCCGTATACGAGAAGGCATACCGTTTCAGATTCACAGAGAAACCCTTTTCCGCAATCGGATGGCTGCGGCTGGGGATTTACCCTTTTGTTTTAGGCATTGGATTCCTGATTCCGTTGGATCTGTTGTTTTCGACGTGGTTTTTCTTTTGGGTGTGGAAGGGACAGCAGGTCATGGGAAGCATTATGGGGTTAGAGGGTACGGGTTATCCTTACATCAACTACCAGGGATTTGGTGCGTATATGGGCATCTTTTTCATTGCCGTGTGGAGGGGCCGAAAATATCTTCAGGATTTACTGGGAACGAAAACCCACTTTCTGAATGGTGACAGTACAAAACCTGTAGCCCATAACGAAGTGGAGGGCAGATCTACGGAGAATCCCGTGAATGCACAAACCCGCTACAACGAACCGCAAGGTATAATTAAAAAACCGATGTCACCCCGGATCCTTATTCTCGCACTTGTTGCGGGTGTTGCGTTTCTGACGTTTTTTTGTTTAAGGGCCGGTATGTCCCTCTGGGCGATTCTGGTTTTCTTTGGACTCTATTTTGCCTTTTCAACGGCAGTCTCCCGGATGCGCGCCGAACTCGGATCGCCAATGCACGACTTGCACTATACGGGACCCGAACGGGTCATGGTCGCCGCTTTAGGCACTCGTAAACTCGGACCGAATAATCTTTCGATGTTCTCTTTCTTCTGGTTTTTTACGCGCACCTTCGATTCTCATCCGATGCCGCATCAACTTGAGGGCTTCAAACTTGCCTCAACGTCAGGGATTCGGAGCCGTTTTATGCTATTTGCAATCCTTATTGCCCTGCTCGTCGGCATCCTCTCACAATTTTGGGCACTGATATCTATACCGTATCGACTCGGTGCTTTACACGAGATGTCCCGCGTGCCAATCGTATACGGGGCTGAACCGTGGACACAGCTGCAGAAATGGTTATCGCATCCGCTGCCGCCGGACTATTGGGCGTTAGGATTTACCGGAATTGGCTTACTGTTTGCGCTTTTCCTTATGTTGATGCGAATGAAGTTTTTCTGGTTCCCTTTTCATCCGGCAGCGTATGCTACCGTGTGCGGGAGCTGGGCAGTCAATTACATCTGGTTTAGTCTGGGGATCGTATGGGTACTGAAGTTACTTCTGCTGAAATACGGTGGGAGAAATGCCCACCGAAAGGCGATGCCGTTTTTTCTCGGCTTAATATTGGGACAATTTACCGTTGGGAGTCTGTGGACAATACTGGGGATGGTATTTAATATACCGACGTACGGAATTTGGCCGTAGTCTAATGTAGTCATATGTTGTTACTTCGCGAAAACCAAGCAATATGAAAGGAGATAAAGCAATATGAGAATTCAAAAGATTCAAGCGTTTCCACTTGCGTATCCAGAGCCACATTACAAAGGTATCGAACGCTACATCACACTCGCTCGTGTGGAGACCGACGACGGTCTCGTGGGCTGGGGCGAGTGTATCTCGCAGTTTCGAGAGGCGACACTCGCAACAAAGATAATTATTGAGCAGGGATTTGCACCAATGCTTACCGGTGAAGATGCTTTGGATGTAGAACGGCACTGGCATAAAATGCTCGACCATATCTGGTGGTATGGTCCCGAAGGCATCGCCGCATTCGCTGTCAGTGCTGTGGATATGGCGTTGTGGGACTTAAAAGGCAAGGCACTTGGCTTACCCGTTTGTCAACTCTTGGGGGGGCAACTCCACGACAAAATCGTCGCAATGGCGTCCATCATCTTCGATATGGAAGACTTGGATTGGACGCTCAACGAATTTCAGTGGATGCGAGAGCAAGGCTACCGCGTGGTCAAAGGCGGTTGGGGGATGCGACCGGAGGCGGTCTTCGGACTTGATCGCCAGCGTGACATTGAAATGATTCGTCGCGTGCGTGAGGTTATTGGAGACGAATCGGAGTTGGTTATTGATACGCCTGGGCACCGTCGCATTTGGGATGTCCCGACTGCGATTCAACGCTTCCGGGATCTCGAACCCTATCGGCTTAAATGGATTGAGCAACCCCTGCCACCCCAAAACTTTGAAGCATACGCCCAATTACGATCAGCAGTTATGACGCCCATCGGTACAGGTGAAGATGAGTGGGATGTCGAGAGTTACAAACGACTCATCCAGTCGGGTGGCGTCGATATCGTCCAAATTGATCCGGGACGTTGCCATGGACTCACCGGTAGCCGACATGTGATCAAACTCGTTGAGGCGGAGAACCTACTGTTCAGTGCGCATTCATGGAGTAGTGCCTTAAACACCGCGGCGAGTCTGCACATGCTCGCGAGTTCGACACATGCCGATTGTACGGATTTTAAGCCGCACGAATCCCCGATGCAGCATGAATTAGTCAGCGATCCGTGGGTACAAGGGGACGGTTATGTCGCTATCCGCGATGTTCCCGGACTGGGTGTCACGGTGCGCGAAGATATTGTGGAAAAATATCTGTTTTAATGGTCGTCGGTTATCAGTACGGTTTTTCTACGAAAAACCTTTCGGTTTTCAGATAAGAGGTTTTCGTTTAACAACGCCTCCTTGTAACTGATGACCCATAACCGAAAGGGTTACGTCAGCAATCCGTACTGGGAACCATTTTCTTATGTCGCTTTCACAACACCTTTGATATAACTTCCGTCTCCACTCGTTGCTTCTTTGAGGAGTGCTGGATACTTCTGCAGCGGGACGACGTGTGTCACGAGCGGTCTGAGGTCAATGTGGCCACGTTCGAGGAGCCGAATCGCTGGCGGAAATGTATCCCGTATCTTTGCGCCCGGCGACGAGCTCACCAAATTAAACCCACCGCCATGCCACTCAGAACCGTTGATTGTCACTTCCTCTCGAACCCAACCGAAGAGATTGATATGTCCGCCCCTGCGGACAATCTTCGTCGCGAGGTTTAACCCTTGAGGTTTGCCAGAACAGTCGAATATCACGTCAATTGGGCGGCTCTTTAACTCTGACACCAATTCTACGGCATCGACTTCCGTTGGATTATACGCCAATTGCGCACCGAGCGATTTTGCCAACCTCAGCCGATCTTCAACGATATCGATAGCGATAAGGTCGTGCGTGTAGAATTGGCTCAGTGCTTGGATGAACATGAGTCCCATAAAGCCACACCCGATGACCGCAACGTTGTCAGCGGGTAGCAAAGGTGCAGTGTCCAGCCCCGTTACAACGCATGAAACCGGTTCAACGATCCAATGTTCGTCGGCGAGATCTGATTCTGGGAGTACATACATACGGTCGGCTGCACAGTTCTTAATACCGTCGAATCCCAACCCTGTGCCTGTAACACGCATCCCTTCCTCAAGATCCCGGACACCACGTCCAACTTTTGTGACGTAGCCAACACCTTCGTGACCCGGTGGTGCCGTGCCACCCTCCCGAAAGGTTGCTAAGTCCCATGCACAGATCCCGCATGCAGCACTCTGAACCTGCACTTCGCCAGCCTGCGGATCGGATACATCAATATCAATGATCTCGACTCCGCCATTTTTCCCATACTTAATTGTTTGCGTTTTCATCAGTTGATACGCCCCTCTCTTATATTGGTTCAATGACGAAAG encodes:
- a CDS encoding mandelate racemase/muconate lactonizing enzyme family protein yields the protein MRIQKIQAFPLAYPEPHYKGIERYITLARVETDDGLVGWGECISQFREATLATKIIIEQGFAPMLTGEDALDVERHWHKMLDHIWWYGPEGIAAFAVSAVDMALWDLKGKALGLPVCQLLGGQLHDKIVAMASIIFDMEDLDWTLNEFQWMREQGYRVVKGGWGMRPEAVFGLDRQRDIEMIRRVREVIGDESELVIDTPGHRRIWDVPTAIQRFRDLEPYRLKWIEQPLPPQNFEAYAQLRSAVMTPIGTGEDEWDVESYKRLIQSGGVDIVQIDPGRCHGLTGSRHVIKLVEAENLLFSAHSWSSALNTAASLHMLASSTHADCTDFKPHESPMQHELVSDPWVQGDGYVAIRDVPGLGVTVREDIVEKYLF
- a CDS encoding zinc-binding dehydrogenase — encoded protein: MKTQTIKYGKNGGVEIIDIDVSDPQAGEVQVQSAACGICAWDLATFREGGTAPPGHEGVGYVTKVGRGVRDLEEGMRVTGTGLGFDGIKNCAADRMYVLPESDLADEHWIVEPVSCVVTGLDTAPLLPADNVAVIGCGFMGLMFIQALSQFYTHDLIAIDIVEDRLRLAKSLGAQLAYNPTEVDAVELVSELKSRPIDVIFDCSGKPQGLNLATKIVRRGGHINLFGWVREEVTINGSEWHGGGFNLVSSSPGAKIRDTFPPAIRLLERGHIDLRPLVTHVVPLQKYPALLKEATSGDGSYIKGVVKAT